From the genome of Streptomyces sp. NBC_01317, one region includes:
- a CDS encoding PRC-barrel domain-containing protein produces the protein MFEADDIREWRGHDVVDADKKKIGTLEAVYVDTATDAPSFATVTIGMPMKRRLVFVPLADATVGPGYLKVPWDKKLARETPWIDADGELLAEDEPRVFSHYGLPYKTGAGGERRLGRR, from the coding sequence GTGTTCGAGGCTGATGACATCCGGGAATGGCGGGGCCACGACGTGGTCGACGCGGACAAGAAGAAGATCGGCACGCTCGAAGCGGTGTACGTCGACACGGCGACCGACGCCCCGTCGTTCGCGACCGTGACCATCGGCATGCCCATGAAGCGCCGGCTGGTCTTCGTGCCGCTGGCCGACGCCACGGTCGGCCCCGGCTATCTGAAGGTCCCCTGGGACAAGAAGCTGGCCAGGGAGACGCCGTGGATCGACGCCGACGGCGAACTGCTGGCCGAGGACGAGCCGCGGGTCTTCTCGCACTACGGGCTGCCGTACAAGACGGGCGCGGGCGGCGAGCGCCGCCTGGGCCGTCGCTGA